The Mangifera indica cultivar Alphonso chromosome 8, CATAS_Mindica_2.1, whole genome shotgun sequence genome has a window encoding:
- the LOC123223980 gene encoding transcription factor MYB39-like produces the protein MRSPCCSEDNNNLKKGPWTPEEDQKLVDYINKHGYKSWRSLPKLAGLSRCGKSCRLRWTNYLRPDIKRGHFTDQEERIIIELHASLGNKWSRIASHLPGRTDNEIKNFWNTHIKKKMLRMGIDPSTHMPRTDMNQLLNLSHIISAAPFGNLMNPWDNIAQLAQIQFLQNLLQILNASSSLVPNMDSTTSTLLGSQSLNPLFQGQINNTQVVSPQDASLSPGSIPEATDQDFWVIADSWKCSGDLDAFSNSFNGSCYPEKTLPQLVSVSNEMNTISQMESKGNTTHHLSTSSSPASSTFEDWKKLLDDESSDSYWENILK, from the exons ATGAGATCTCCGTGTTGTTCTGAGGACAATAACAACCTGAAGAAAGGGCCATGGACTCCAGAGGAGGATCAGAAGCTTGTAGATTACATTAACAAACATGGCTATAAAAGTTGGAGATCACTTCCAAAGCTCGCTGGCTTGAGCAGGTGCGGCAAGAGTTGCAGACTGAGATGGACCAATTATCTGAGGCCTGATATCAAGAGAGGACATTTCACCGACCAAGAAGAGCGTATCATTATTGAGCTTCACGCATCTCTCGGAAACAA GTGGTCGAGAATTGCTAGTCATCTTCCAGGGCGGACCGATAATGAAATCAAGAACTTTTGGAACACTcatataaagaagaaaatgctCCGAATGGGAATTGACCCTAGCACACACATGCCCAGGACTGATATGAATCAACTTTTGAATCTTTCCCACATAATTTCTGCAGCACCATTTGGAAATTTGATGAACCCTTGGGACAATATTGCCCAACTAGCACAAATCCAATTCTTGCAAAATTTGCTGCAGATTTTGAATGCAAGCTCATCACTTGTTCCAAACATGGATAGCACCACTAGCACTCTTTTAGGCTCCCAAAGTCTCAATCCATTATTTCAAGGACAAATCAACAACACTCAAGTGGTGTCGCCCCAAGATGCTTCTCTGAGTCCGGGCTCAATCCCTGAAGCAACCGACCAAGACTTTTGGGTTATTGCAGATTCTTGGAAGTGCTCAGGAGATCTTGATGCTTTTAGTAACAGCTTTAATGGTAGTTGCTATCCTGAGAAAACGCTTCCTCAGTTGGTTTCTGTCTCTAATGAGATGAATACTATCAGTCAAATGGAAAGCAAGGGCAACACAACACATCATCTCTCCACCAGCTCATCACCAGCCTCCTCCACTTTTGAGGATTGGAAGAAACTCCTGGATGATGAAAGCAGTGATTCTTATTGGGAAAATATTCTGAAGTAG